A genomic segment from Streptomyces sp. NBC_01233 encodes:
- a CDS encoding AAA family ATPase: MVSVGERLSTARVRAFIGRDEQLTRFGEALAGDPQGPFAFYVYGPGGIGKSTLLRRLADHARAAGRPLVELDGRFVSRDPADFERAAGPFLDVPGTVLLVDSFEHCQWLESWLWHHFLPRAADGTLAVLAGRLAPQPQWTADPAWAGLLHVTELEPFSEDQARNLLTAAQLRPELADRVLRFAGGNPLALSLAAAAGSTGCGGEEIWAPSADVLRTLLAGLIGEVPTAAHRRALEVAAQAYATSEELLSAVLPEEDAHLLFSWLRDLPFMESTHRGLYPHDAARETLAADLRWRAPTAFAAMRRRLAEEYLRVLREAPEERVWTVTDELFYLFREGETLARLRTWSREEEVHDRPLHPGDMAVVLRMAAETEGAASAELVRYWAQRQPQAFSVYRLVSTGRIVAFTARLALPAPPDPQDLAIDPVVAAAWKHTESTAPVSPGEHIGISRFSIYPERYQVPSRVIDLSSSRAQAESARARGRAYGFAVFRDAETWAERVKGTLGDTGARPRVGEHTYGLFCIDWREESVEAWLRRFISATEVPVRPAPPPVSRAAFDQAVREALTHWRDAGAFAAGALMRSRLAADFADPVEELRALVRQAVDGLAQDPRGVRAREALTAGYFSGAPTQEAAARRLGLPYGTYRRHLRQGLDLLCEALWQWELDGPGKAS; encoded by the coding sequence ATGGTGTCCGTGGGAGAGAGACTGAGCACCGCCCGCGTCAGGGCCTTCATCGGCCGGGACGAGCAACTCACGCGATTCGGGGAGGCTTTGGCCGGTGATCCGCAGGGGCCGTTCGCGTTCTACGTGTACGGGCCGGGCGGCATCGGGAAGTCGACGCTGCTGCGCCGTCTGGCGGACCACGCCCGTGCGGCGGGCCGGCCGCTCGTCGAACTCGACGGCCGCTTCGTCAGCCGGGACCCGGCCGATTTCGAGCGCGCGGCCGGCCCCTTCCTGGACGTTCCGGGCACGGTCCTGCTCGTGGACTCCTTCGAGCACTGCCAGTGGCTGGAGAGCTGGCTGTGGCACCACTTCCTGCCCCGTGCCGCGGACGGCACCCTGGCCGTGCTGGCCGGTCGGCTCGCACCGCAGCCGCAGTGGACCGCCGACCCCGCCTGGGCCGGTCTCCTGCACGTGACCGAGCTGGAGCCGTTCTCCGAGGATCAGGCGCGGAACCTGCTGACCGCGGCGCAGCTGCGGCCCGAGCTGGCCGACCGGGTGCTCCGCTTCGCCGGGGGCAACCCGCTGGCCCTGTCGCTCGCGGCGGCCGCAGGATCGACGGGCTGCGGCGGGGAGGAGATCTGGGCCCCCTCGGCGGACGTCCTGCGCACCCTGCTGGCGGGGCTGATCGGTGAGGTGCCCACGGCCGCTCACCGCCGCGCCCTGGAGGTGGCGGCACAGGCGTACGCGACCTCCGAGGAGCTCCTCTCGGCAGTGCTGCCCGAGGAGGACGCCCACCTCCTCTTCTCCTGGCTGAGGGACCTGCCGTTCATGGAGTCCACGCACCGTGGGCTCTACCCCCACGACGCCGCGCGCGAGACCCTGGCCGCCGATCTGCGCTGGCGGGCACCCACCGCGTTCGCGGCGATGCGCCGGCGCCTGGCAGAGGAGTACCTGCGCGTCCTGCGCGAGGCACCCGAGGAGCGGGTGTGGACCGTCACCGACGAGCTCTTCTACCTCTTCCGGGAGGGCGAGACCCTGGCGCGGCTGCGCACCTGGTCCCGCGAGGAGGAAGTGCACGACCGCCCGCTGCACCCGGGCGACATGGCCGTCGTACTGCGCATGGCGGCGGAGACCGAGGGGGCGGCCTCTGCGGAACTGGTCCGCTACTGGGCGCAGCGCCAGCCGCAGGCCTTCAGCGTCTACCGCCTCGTGAGCACGGGCCGCATCGTGGCGTTCACGGCCCGGCTCGCCCTGCCGGCCCCTCCGGATCCCCAGGACCTGGCCATCGATCCCGTCGTCGCCGCGGCGTGGAAGCACACCGAGAGCACCGCTCCGGTGAGCCCCGGCGAACACATCGGCATCAGCCGCTTCTCGATCTACCCGGAGCGCTACCAGGTCCCCTCGCGCGTCATCGACCTGAGCAGTTCCCGCGCCCAGGCGGAATCCGCCCGTGCCCGCGGCCGCGCCTACGGCTTCGCCGTCTTCCGGGACGCCGAGACATGGGCCGAGCGCGTCAAGGGCACGCTCGGCGACACCGGGGCGCGACCGCGGGTCGGTGAGCACACCTACGGGCTGTTCTGCATCGACTGGCGTGAGGAATCCGTGGAGGCCTGGCTCCGCCGCTTCATATCGGCCACCGAGGTGCCGGTGCGGCCGGCACCGCCGCCCGTGTCGCGCGCCGCGTTCGACCAAGCCGTGCGGGAAGCACTGACGCACTGGCGCGACGCGGGTGCCTTCGCCGCCGGTGCGCTGATGCGCTCCCGTCTCGCGGCCGACTTCGCCGATCCTGTCGAGGAGTTGCGCGCCCTGGTGCGCCAGGCCGTCGACGGCCTCGCCCAGGACCCGCGCGGAGTGCGGGCCCGCGAGGCCCTGACGGCGGGCTACTTCTCCGGTGCGCCCACGCAGGAGGCCGCGGCCCGCCGTCTCGGCCTCCCGTACGGCACCTACCGGCGCCACCTGCGCCAGGGCCTCGACCTGCTGTGCGAGGCCCTGTGGCAGTGGGAACTGGACGGCCCGGGCAAGGCTTCGTAG